The Dryobates pubescens isolate bDryPub1 chromosome 7, bDryPub1.pri, whole genome shotgun sequence nucleotide sequence TTAAGTGTTAAACACTGAATTTACCTTTCtcccactctctctctctctcttcctcttagATCCTATGCGCCAGTCCTCACTTTGGAACCCCAGCGCGCTACAGGGGGATCTGAGCCATCAATTTTTCACTCCAGTCTATTCCTTCGCATTTCCAAGCTCGAAAAGCACTTGTGTCAGTTACAGCACTGGATGAACGAGAGctttaaaacacaaaccaaaaggaTTCAGGCATGCAGCTTCGTTTTTCTCAGCCATTTGCAGAAGCTGCTCAAGTCCCCAGTGTGCTTGTGCTAATTCTCTGGAAGAAGTTTGTTTTGCTCAATCAGCCTACGAACAAAGACTCCTTCAAgccaaagggggaagggagggaagagagagacagaTCTGAGTGCGTAATACAGGGCGGGGAGAAGCCTCTCCTGATGTGTGCAAGGCATGGAGTCCTCAGGCTGGGTTGCAGTGCGCACTGAAATAGATgcagagtggctgtggtggATTCCCCCTAGTCCTTCTTGCTCTGGGCAGTCCAGAGGCCAACACTCACGATGACAACATCTTGAACTACGCTGAAGGCCCTGACCCCTGTGATGCcggctgagcaggctgctgcgTTGTCCCTTGTGACTGGGAAGAGGAAGGCGGGGAaccagtctgcagctgtgcttggAACTGGGCAAGCTGCTCCGGGCTGGCAAGTGTTTTTAACAGAGTGTTTTCTTGCTCCAGCTGGGAGTTCTTCTCTATCAGCTCTTTGATTTGCTCTTTAAGAACCTCCACTTCCTCTCTTACCGCATACATCAAGTGACTCTTTACCAAATCCTGAAACACAGAAGAGACCATGTGCATTaggaaagctgcccagtgtCAGGCCGGGGTTTCACCTAGCTCAGCTGGAGATGCAACAAATCCTCTTTGCAGGGAGACAGTGTGAACCCATCCCTGCTCTAACGCAGAGGCACATTTCAGCAAGGGACACCGGTGCCCTGCTCATACCCGCAGGGCCGGACCCAGGGCCACCAGCTCTTCAGCAGAGGGAGTAGGGCCGGCAACGGCTCTCCATCGCAGCGGCCGAGCCAAGTCAGAACATTGTGGCTCGGCCACCCGAGGGGGACGCGGGAGAAATAAAGCACCGGCGGGAGGGCCGGGAGCGTGGGGGTCTGTCAGAGCCTGCCGGCGGCGGCCGCGCCGCACACGTGCGGAGCCGGGCGAGCAGCAGGCCCCGCCCCCCCGGCACCTGGCCCCGCCCCCCGCGCGCCGGCTACAGCCAGTTCTCGGCGCAGGCTGCCGCAGTTCCCTCCCTCCCGCCGGCCCTGCGCGACCGCCATGACGTCAGAGCGCTCCCAGGCCAATGAGCGGCCGAGTTATTTATAGCCGGGAGTTAAAGGCTCGCAGTTTGCCTAGCAACAGCCGGCAGAGGCTCCCGTGAGAACGGCTTCAGGCACCGCTCCAGTAACAAAGGGCGGCCGGGCCTCAGGCGCAGCGCAGCGGGACCGTGCCGGGGCCAGGGCGGGGGCCGCACCGGCTACCCCCCAGAGGGAGCTGCCGGCTCCGTGCACCGCAACGCCCGCGCCGGCAGAAAGGCGCCGCGGCGGAGTATGCCCCGCTCGGCTGCAGCCCTCGGGGGAAGCGCCCGTTGGGCACGGGTGGCCCTGAGCGAGATGCGCTAAAAGGCCGGTTACAAAAATAAAGCACCCCAAAATAGTCCCCCTTTGGGAAGCGGGGTAAAAAACCTCCCAAACTAATGGCGATTTCTGCCCCAGCAGCGCCCCTCCCCCGCCGCACGGAGCCGTGATCAATCGTTACGGGAGGCAGGAGGCAAAAGCGATGCCGTCATTCGCTCCGCGGCATCGATAAGGCAATCGTGCGCATTCCTCTCTGCGGGAAGCTACTGATCAATAAAACaccaaaaagataaaaaaaattgAAAGCCCCTCAAAAATCAAACTCGCgcctgcctccccagccccgctATGAACATGCGTCCGCGCAGGGGTTAACCACCGACCGCTACATCCCCATATTGTTTACTGCTTTAAACATGAACAAGGTTTTCTGCCCCAATCACAGTACGTACCATCGCTTGCTCGATTTTGTTGTCGATAGCTACCACACTTGCACCAGAAGAGCTGCAACAGataaaagaggggggaaaaatacatTAGCTGCAGATGAATTATTTAAGAGACAAGAGACGCGAGCATTGGTAGCCAGTTGGCCGAGAAAGTCATCCTCACGCTGCCCACCCGCCGCCGCCTCACCGGGATGCTCCAATGCAGCACAGCAACCTATGAAGCCGCCCCGAACCCCCCTCCCGTAGCCGGATCAGATATCCCGACATTTTGCTCCCAAACAGACCACAAAGATGGAGCTTAACTGCAGGATGCGGCAGAAGCGCTCGGCGCCGGGGCGGGCAGCCCCTCCGGTGAGGCGATGCGGGTGCCCGGAGCTGCCGCTGCGGCTCTCTCGGACAAAGGAGCCAGCCCTGCGTTCACCTGCCCCGCTACCGCTGCGCCGGCAGAACCCCTCGGACACAACACTTATTTACCTACTGTCGAGCCTCAGGGATGAGTTGTCGGTACCCAGCAAGGACGATAAGAAAGAAATTGAGAAGTGTCTTAGTTGATAAACTCCTAGATCCATTGCCACTGGTCTACAACATTGGGCATTCATGCAATCGCGGCCAGAGACGCTCTCCACAGAAATCTGTCTCACTTCTCTCTCTCCGTCCGTGTGCGTGAGCACCGGGCGGCGGGGCAGCTCCGCCGGGCGGCGGGGCGGTGGCAGCGGGGCCGGGCGACGGTACCCTTCACGGCGCGGGGCTGCGCTCGGCCAGCTCCGAGGTCAGAGCTCCGCCGCGCCGCACAAAACCTGGCCATCCCGGCCCCCCCCATAATTTATGCGCCGCCGCCTCCGTCTATTGGCTGTGCCGCCGCTCGGACCCCGCCCCCTGCCTCGCCGCATCTCATTAGGCGCGTTTCAAcgctcccccccatcccccccaccccgataCATACCCCAACCCCTGCCCGCACCCCACGCCCGTGCCCTGCCCGCACTCCACGCCCGTGGCGGGGACGGGACTGTGCCCACCACCCCCGGCCCTTGAAGCCCTGACGCGCGGGTTGCCGGAGTGCGGCTCACCGTGCTGATGTCCGCCCGCACGAATGGAGGGGGAATTAAACACAGTGATAACAACTGAAGGATTCGGGGAGCGGCGGGGAACCCCGGCACGGCCCGGCGGGTTGCCAGCCGCTGCCGTCGGCGGGAGCGCGGACGCGCTACCGAGGGGCTGTCCGTCGCCGCGCCGACACTGCCACCTATCGGCGCAAGGCAGCGCCGCCCGCGCCGAGCCCCACCGGGTCGCCGCTAGAGACCCGCGGCTGCCGGGGGATCGGCGCGCTGACCCCCCCGTCTCGGCAGATTTTAGCCCCACAGAGTGAAAGCCGAACCCCACAGCGCTGCCCGCTCCGCCTGTGACCGGCGGTAAAACCGGCATACACGCACACACCGGGGCGCGTCGCAGGTAAAACTGGATCTGTCAGAGCGGCCACGATCCCTATTTATCCCTTACGTGGGCCTCATTAGCCCCCAAAACCCTTTCAGACCATTCCCAGAAAGCGCACTCAGCACAAACCTGCCGACCTCCAGCCACCAAGCCATCTGACACTGTTCTACAGTATCAGGGAAAAGGCCTCCTCGCTCAGTTAGATCATACCATACAGCACCTGCAGTCTTACAAAAGTTGCAGCATATGCATTAATAATTTActccaaaaaaccaacccaaaccccatctCCCACCTAACTGGTCTGCTTCTCAACAACCGTTACGTTCTCCCACATCCATGGAACACAGCCACCGCAGCCACAGACAGTCCAAGTGACCCCCTTTACCAGTAACTCGTGAAGGAGACCCAAGGCTGCATAAGCCCATCATAAAGTACTGCTGCGAGAAACAGCCAGGCTCCAAACCCATTTTCTGGATCTGCAGGGTCACCAGGTGTTAGGTTACTTAAAGGcacaaaaataaaactgaaaccTCTCAAGTTCTCTGTAACAAACTTATCCAGGACCTAGAAGCCGCGTGTATTTCTCAGGTGCTGCtcccagagaagcaggaaagcCAGGAGGCACAGAATAATCATCTTAAAGCTATATTTAGCATTTACGTAGCTGCATCATCCTTCTTAGTTTATTTATGTTGTGCTAGGCTACTATTCCTTCATTCAGTAATGCCAGCAGAGTAGTACAAACTAATCCTGCTCGCCACAGAGGTCACATTTAAGAACAAGAGCTCCTCACAGTCACTTTCCCCATGCTGCAtagagcacagccctcctgTCACCCTTTGAGTACCTGGGGAAGTGGCACAGGATAGCAGCTAACTGGGTTAAAATTAAAGGAAGCTTAAAACTCCAAACCCTTGATTGTAGTGACTTGCACATTTAACAACAATTAGTAGCAACACACTAGAACATATGAATCAGGTTGCAGCTTCCTGCTTCCCAATGGACAATCACCAGTAACCACACATACGTACACTTCAACAACTTTCTTTGCAGAGGTTACTCACTGCATGCAACCACACTCATCATATTCGGAGATCAGGCTTGTCATATAATACACAGCTCCAAAAGCACACTTACCTGTACTACACTCTTCTATCAATTCCTGCCCTAGAGGATCTAAATTAACATTTTATCAAGGATTGGACTTTGAACCATCAGCAATGCCCCCTTGCC carries:
- the TSC22D1 gene encoding TSC22 domain family protein 1 isoform X3, with the translated sequence MNAQCCRPVAMDLGVYQLRHFSISFLSSLLGTDNSSLRLDSSSSGASVVAIDNKIEQAMDLVKSHLMYAVREEVEVLKEQIKELIEKNSQLEQENTLLKTLASPEQLAQFQAQLQTGSPPSSSQSQGTTQQPAQPASQGSGPSA
- the TSC22D1 gene encoding TSC22 domain family protein 1 isoform X4; its protein translation is MDLVKSHLMYAVREEVEVLKEQIKELIEKNSQLEQENTLLKTLASPEQLAQFQAQLQTGSPPSSSQSQGTTQQPAQPASQGSGPSA